The following coding sequences are from one Musa acuminata AAA Group cultivar baxijiao chromosome BXJ1-6, Cavendish_Baxijiao_AAA, whole genome shotgun sequence window:
- the LOC135584501 gene encoding probable receptor-like protein kinase At1g49730 isoform X1, producing the protein MPAAYVLFLFLALASLGSRSRSRAIAGDCPLDFSWSNISLASSACANQNERGKCCRYLNAIVAISIAQFANATGRLGVPPAVTEGCLSSIPETLSLYGIPASASVFCGLGSKIRVSYQCQGRETVLEMMQSPNFSDVIETCNVPLSLDNSCKRCLNSGIIYLHHLIATDDNITLSVCRDAVFVTLANQGGNFSAVDMAACFFGVQGLSIFPVSPSGSLAPTSSPKFTSSPSSISARAPRQQLNASPMNKIRHTYHLTLVPGIGVGVIGLTVLLLLVLILLIRKKSRELKNANVPTENSWNAFPPNQVRRCQEGPSAMFRRFAYKEMKKATENFSTVIGKGGFGTVYKAQFVDGPIAAVKRMDKVSKQGEEEFCREIELLARLHHRHLVALKGFCAERNERFLVYEYMENGSLKDHLHSSGRKRLSWRTRLQIAIDVANALEYLHFYCDPPLCHRDIKSSNILLDEKFVAKVADFGLAHASRSDAISFEPVNTDIRGTPGYMDPEYVVTQELTEKSDIYSYGVLLLELVSGRRAIHENRNLVEWSQKFLATDSRLPELVDPATGDSFDFEQLHMVVELIKWCTHKEGRARPSIKQVLRVFSEHLDPVQNGFSENEEGDGYVGGRSSEARIHRNEVIPYSGDVRCLQSSSSTSRSYCSRSVLLESGSPQSPPVEYDLLEKC; encoded by the exons ATGCCGGCCGCCTATGTTCTGTTCCTGTTCCTGGCATTGGCTTCCCTCGGATCCCGCAGCAGATCGAGGGCGATCGCGGGGG ATTGCCCCCTGGACTTTAGTTGGTCGAACATCAGTTTAGCATCATCTGCTTGTGCAAATCAAAATGAGCGAGGAAAATGCTGCCGTTATCTTAATGCCATTGTTGCAATTTCTATTGCTCAATTTGCAAATGCAACTGGCAGACTGGGTGTTCCACCAGCAGTCACTGAAGGCTGCCTTAGTTCCATTCCGGAAACCTTAAGCTTATATGGCATTCCAGCTAGTGCCTCTGTTTTTTGTGGTCTGGGGTCAAAAATTCGAGTTTCTTATCAGTGCCAGGGTAGAGAAACTGTGTTGGAAATGATGCAATCTCCCAATTTTAGTGATGTTATTGAAACTTGTAATGTTCCCCTTTCATTAGATAATAGTTGCAAGAGGTGCCTAAACTCTGGCATCATATATCTTCACCACCTCATAGCAACAGATGATAATATCACATTAAGTGTCTGTCGTGATGCAGTTTTTGTGACACTTGCAAACCAAGGTGGCAACTTTTCTGCTGTTGATATGGCCGCTTGCTTCTTTGGTGTTCAAGGGCTTAGTATTTTTCCAG TGTCACCGTCTGGATCACTTGCTCCTACATCTTCTCCAAAATTTACATCTTCTCCAAGTTCTATTTCTGCTCGAGCTCCAAGGCAACAACTAAATGCTTCTCCTATGAACAAAATTCGTCACACCTACCACCTTACTCTGGTTCCAGGAATTGGTGTTGGGGTCATAGGCCTGACAGTTCTCTTACTTCTGGTTCTGATACTGCTTATACGTAAAAAAAGCAGAGAACTCAAGAATGCAAATGTTCCCACAGAGAACTCATGGAATGCTTTCCCACCTAATCAAGTCCGGAGGTGTCAAGAAG GTCCATCAGCTATGTTCCGAAGATTTGCCTATAAGGAAATGAAGAAGGCAACAGAGAATTTTAGCACTGTCATAGGTAAAGGTGGATTTGGAACTGTCTACAAGGCCCAATTTGTTGATGGCCCTATAGCTGCTGTAAAGCGAATGGACAAAGTTTCAAAGCAAGGTGAGGAAGAATTCTGCCGGGAAATAGAGCTTCTCGCAAGACTCCATCATCGCCATCTTGTTGCTCTCAAGGGCTTTTGTGCTGAGAGAAATGAGAG GTTTTTGGTGTATGAATATATGGAGAATGGAAGCCTTAAGGATCATCTTCATT CATCAGGAAGAAAAAGATTAAGTTGGAGGACAAGGTTGCAAATTGCAATAGATGTGGCCAATGCTCTG GAATATCTTCATTTTTATTGTGATCCTCCCCTCTGCCACAGAGACATAAAATCAAGTAATATCCTTTTGGATGAAAAATTTGTTGCCAAA GTAGCTGACTTTGGCCTTGCACATGCTTCAAGAAGTGATGCAATCAGCTTTGAGCCAGTAAATACAGATATCCGTGGGACTCCAG GGTACATGGATCCTGAATATGTGGTGACTCAAGAGTTGACGGAGAAGAGTGATATATACAGCTATGGTGTTTTACTACTGGAGCTGGTGTCTGGGAGGAGAGCGATACATGAGAACAGGAATCTGGTAGAATGGTCTCAGAAATTCTTGGCAACAGATTCAAGGTTACCTGAATTGGTAGACCCTGCTACTGGGGACTCATTTGACTTTGAGCAGCTGCATATGGTGGTAGAGCTGATAAAATGGTGCACCCATAAAGAAGGGCGAGCAAGGCCATCAATCAAGCAAGTACTCAGGGTGTTCTCTGAGCATTTGGATCCAGTACAAAACGGCTTTTCTGAAAATGAAGAAGGTGATGGTTATGTCGGGGGAAGGAGTAGCGAAGCGAGAATACATAGAAACGAGGTGATTCCTTATAGTGGTGATGTAAGATGTTTACAATCATCGTCGAGTACTTCAAGATCCTACTGTAGTCGGAGTGTCCTGCTTGAGAGTGGGTCACCACAATCTCCCCCTG TTGAATATGACCTGTTGGAGAAATGCTAA
- the LOC135584501 gene encoding probable receptor-like protein kinase At1g49730 isoform X2, with product MPAAYVLFLFLALASLGSRSRSRAIAGDCPLDFSWSNISLASSACANQNERGKCCRYLNAIVAISIAQFANATGRLGVPPAVTEGCLSSIPETLSLYGIPASASVFCGLGSKIRVSYQCQGRETVLEMMQSPNFSDVIETCNVPLSLDNSCKRCLNSGIIYLHHLIATDDNITLSVCRDAVFVTLANQGGNFSAVDMAACFFGVQGLSIFPVSPSGSLAPTSSPKFTSSPSSISARAPRQQLNASPMNKIRHTYHLTLVPGIGVGVIGLTVLLLLVLILLIRKKSRELKNANVPTENSWNAFPPNQVRRCQEAMFRRFAYKEMKKATENFSTVIGKGGFGTVYKAQFVDGPIAAVKRMDKVSKQGEEEFCREIELLARLHHRHLVALKGFCAERNERFLVYEYMENGSLKDHLHSSGRKRLSWRTRLQIAIDVANALEYLHFYCDPPLCHRDIKSSNILLDEKFVAKVADFGLAHASRSDAISFEPVNTDIRGTPGYMDPEYVVTQELTEKSDIYSYGVLLLELVSGRRAIHENRNLVEWSQKFLATDSRLPELVDPATGDSFDFEQLHMVVELIKWCTHKEGRARPSIKQVLRVFSEHLDPVQNGFSENEEGDGYVGGRSSEARIHRNEVIPYSGDVRCLQSSSSTSRSYCSRSVLLESGSPQSPPVEYDLLEKC from the exons ATGCCGGCCGCCTATGTTCTGTTCCTGTTCCTGGCATTGGCTTCCCTCGGATCCCGCAGCAGATCGAGGGCGATCGCGGGGG ATTGCCCCCTGGACTTTAGTTGGTCGAACATCAGTTTAGCATCATCTGCTTGTGCAAATCAAAATGAGCGAGGAAAATGCTGCCGTTATCTTAATGCCATTGTTGCAATTTCTATTGCTCAATTTGCAAATGCAACTGGCAGACTGGGTGTTCCACCAGCAGTCACTGAAGGCTGCCTTAGTTCCATTCCGGAAACCTTAAGCTTATATGGCATTCCAGCTAGTGCCTCTGTTTTTTGTGGTCTGGGGTCAAAAATTCGAGTTTCTTATCAGTGCCAGGGTAGAGAAACTGTGTTGGAAATGATGCAATCTCCCAATTTTAGTGATGTTATTGAAACTTGTAATGTTCCCCTTTCATTAGATAATAGTTGCAAGAGGTGCCTAAACTCTGGCATCATATATCTTCACCACCTCATAGCAACAGATGATAATATCACATTAAGTGTCTGTCGTGATGCAGTTTTTGTGACACTTGCAAACCAAGGTGGCAACTTTTCTGCTGTTGATATGGCCGCTTGCTTCTTTGGTGTTCAAGGGCTTAGTATTTTTCCAG TGTCACCGTCTGGATCACTTGCTCCTACATCTTCTCCAAAATTTACATCTTCTCCAAGTTCTATTTCTGCTCGAGCTCCAAGGCAACAACTAAATGCTTCTCCTATGAACAAAATTCGTCACACCTACCACCTTACTCTGGTTCCAGGAATTGGTGTTGGGGTCATAGGCCTGACAGTTCTCTTACTTCTGGTTCTGATACTGCTTATACGTAAAAAAAGCAGAGAACTCAAGAATGCAAATGTTCCCACAGAGAACTCATGGAATGCTTTCCCACCTAATCAAGTCCGGAGGTGTCAAGAAG CTATGTTCCGAAGATTTGCCTATAAGGAAATGAAGAAGGCAACAGAGAATTTTAGCACTGTCATAGGTAAAGGTGGATTTGGAACTGTCTACAAGGCCCAATTTGTTGATGGCCCTATAGCTGCTGTAAAGCGAATGGACAAAGTTTCAAAGCAAGGTGAGGAAGAATTCTGCCGGGAAATAGAGCTTCTCGCAAGACTCCATCATCGCCATCTTGTTGCTCTCAAGGGCTTTTGTGCTGAGAGAAATGAGAG GTTTTTGGTGTATGAATATATGGAGAATGGAAGCCTTAAGGATCATCTTCATT CATCAGGAAGAAAAAGATTAAGTTGGAGGACAAGGTTGCAAATTGCAATAGATGTGGCCAATGCTCTG GAATATCTTCATTTTTATTGTGATCCTCCCCTCTGCCACAGAGACATAAAATCAAGTAATATCCTTTTGGATGAAAAATTTGTTGCCAAA GTAGCTGACTTTGGCCTTGCACATGCTTCAAGAAGTGATGCAATCAGCTTTGAGCCAGTAAATACAGATATCCGTGGGACTCCAG GGTACATGGATCCTGAATATGTGGTGACTCAAGAGTTGACGGAGAAGAGTGATATATACAGCTATGGTGTTTTACTACTGGAGCTGGTGTCTGGGAGGAGAGCGATACATGAGAACAGGAATCTGGTAGAATGGTCTCAGAAATTCTTGGCAACAGATTCAAGGTTACCTGAATTGGTAGACCCTGCTACTGGGGACTCATTTGACTTTGAGCAGCTGCATATGGTGGTAGAGCTGATAAAATGGTGCACCCATAAAGAAGGGCGAGCAAGGCCATCAATCAAGCAAGTACTCAGGGTGTTCTCTGAGCATTTGGATCCAGTACAAAACGGCTTTTCTGAAAATGAAGAAGGTGATGGTTATGTCGGGGGAAGGAGTAGCGAAGCGAGAATACATAGAAACGAGGTGATTCCTTATAGTGGTGATGTAAGATGTTTACAATCATCGTCGAGTACTTCAAGATCCTACTGTAGTCGGAGTGTCCTGCTTGAGAGTGGGTCACCACAATCTCCCCCTG TTGAATATGACCTGTTGGAGAAATGCTAA
- the LOC135584503 gene encoding uncharacterized protein LOC135584503, producing MHAKADSEVTSLAASSPPRSPRRQVYYVQSPSRDSHDGEKTTATTSFHSTPVLSPMASPRHSHSSVGPQSRDSSSSRFSGGIKPGGGPRKMSSHDDRKGGRSKSDKAWKECATIEEEGLLEDEREEKGLPRRCYYLAFLLGFVILFSFFALILWGASRSQKPEITMKSIRFENFIIQAGTDASLVPTDMATLNSTVRFSFRNTGTFFGVHVSATPFVLSYDQLTLAGGDMNNFYQSRKSQRNVEVVVLGKKVPLYGGGPSLASSPGSVATVPLSLSFMVKSRAYVLGKLVKPKFEIGVQCKVVMKPAKLNTRGSLKNSCQYY from the exons atgcatgccAAGGCAGACTCAGAGGTGACGAGCTTAGCGGCGTCATCACCGCCTAGATCGCCGAGAAGGCAGGTGTACTACGTGCAGAGCCCGTCGAGGGACTCCCACGATGGCGAGAAGACCACGGCGACGACGTCCTTCCACTCTACGCCGGTCCTCAGCCCGATGGCTTCGCCGCGGCACTCCCACTCGTCGGTCGGCCCGCAGTCCCGGGACTCCTCCTCCAGCCGCTTCTCGGGGGGCATCAAGCCCGGCGGCGGACCCAGGAAGATGTCATCCCACGATGACAGAAAGGGAGGCCGCAGTAAAAGCGACAAGGCGTGGAAGGAGTGCGCCACCATCGAGGAAGAAGGCCTCCTCGAGGATGAGCGGGAGGAGAAGGGGCTACCCCGGAGGTGTTACTATCTGGCCTTCCTCCTTGGGTTTGtcatcctcttctccttctttgcTCTCATCCTTTGGGGTGCAAGCCGATCTCAGAAGCCTGAGATCACCATGAAG AGCATCAGATTCGAGAACTTCATCATCCAAGCCGGCACAGATGCGTCGCTCGTGCCGACCGACATGGCCACGCTGAACTCCACCGTCAGGTTCTCCTTCCGCAACACCGGGACTTTCTTCGGCGTCCACGTTAGCGCAACGCCTTTCGTTCTCAGCTACGACCAACTCACCTTGGCCGGCGGAGAT ATGAACAACTTCTACCAGTCAAGGAAGAGCCAGAGAAATGTTGAGGTGGTGGTGCTGGGGAAAAAGGTGCCATTATATGGAGGAGGGCCAAGCCTGGCAAGCTCCCCAGGGAGTGTCGCAACCGTTCCCTTGAGCCTCAGCTTCATGGTGAAGTCGAGGGCTTATGTTTTGGGGAAGCTGGTGAAGCCCAAGTTCGAGATTGGGGTGCAGTGCAAGGTGGTCATGAAACCGGCTAAGCTCAACACCCGTGGCTCACTAAAGAACTCTTGTCAGTACTATTGA
- the LOC135676523 gene encoding ASI1-immunoprecipitated protein 1-like, translating to MTTSSEEARKTYAEFEEKVSRTVFLDSLSTQVTTAVIKQALGQFGNVMNVEFIPNYTIPYPIPQSALVEMENEKQAKALISEMTNYPFMMSGMPRPVRAKPAKIEMFADRPPPPDRKIQVRWVDPSDADFVVAKKLKQLCKKHNAEHLALIKHQLEEEEKLAKHQEEMLKTNYKKYEMIESIVQDGTTSRLARHYGVRLDYD from the exons ATGACAACATCTTCAGAGGAAGCTAGAAAGACATATGCTGAGTTTGAGGAGAAGGTGAGTAGAACAGTGTTCCTCGATAGCCTCTCCACTCAGGTGACAACTGCTGTGATCAAACAAGCTCTTGGTCAATTTGGGAATGTGATGAATGTGGAATTTATTCCGAACTACACTATACCATATCCTATCCCACAGTCTGCCTTGGTTGAGATGGAGAATGAGAAGCAAGCAAAGGCCCTTATCTCTGAGATGACAAATTACCCCTTCATGATGTCAGGAATGCCAAGGCCTGTAAGGGCAAAGCCAGCAAAGATTGAAATGTTTGCTGATCGTCCTCCACCGCCTGATAGAAAAATACAGGTGCGTTGGGTTGACCCCTCGGATGCAGATTTTGTGGTGGCAAAGAAGCTGAAGCAACTCTGCAAGAAGCACAATGCAGAACATTTAGCACTGATTAAG CATCAACTGGAAGAAGAGGAAAAGCTTGCAAAACATCAGGAGGAGATGCTGAAGACCAACTACAAGAAATACGAGATGATAGAAAGCATCGTGCAAGATGGCACCACGTCACGGTTGGCGCGGCACTATGGCGTCAGGCTAGATTATGACTGA